From a single Lewinella sp. LCG006 genomic region:
- a CDS encoding alanine dehydrogenase yields MSDKEKKIPVPKEFTEGQLVTQSETLQRSSRQRHLYIGLPKEITLQENRVALVPSSVSTLVAQGHRIVMEAGAGEKSKFSDHDYSEAGAEIAYSPEAVYKADVIIKVAPPTLDEIDLMRPNQLLISPLQLPIINAEYIYRLKNKRVIALAMEYIKDDSGYFPIVRIMSEMAGISAMLTAGELLSNTSGGAGVLLGGISGVPSAKVVILGAGIVAEYATRTALGLGAEVRIFDDNIYKLKRIQNQVGRPLYTSSLNPIYLERELVSAEVVIGAMHSESGRTPIVVSEEMVAKMKDGAVIIDVSIDQGGCFATSRVTSLDQPTFIKHGVIHYCVPNLASRIARTASIATSNILTPILLRAGDIQSIEKVLFGDHGLRHGVYTYKGCLTNEYLGKRFSIKSTDLDLLITSSL; encoded by the coding sequence ATGAGTGATAAGGAGAAAAAAATCCCCGTGCCAAAAGAGTTCACTGAAGGCCAATTAGTGACCCAATCGGAGACTTTGCAACGCAGCAGCAGGCAGCGGCATCTGTATATAGGGCTTCCTAAGGAAATTACTTTACAGGAAAACCGGGTCGCCCTGGTGCCCTCCTCCGTTAGCACCTTGGTCGCACAAGGTCACCGGATCGTAATGGAAGCCGGAGCAGGAGAAAAATCAAAATTTTCCGACCACGATTATTCGGAAGCAGGGGCCGAAATTGCCTATAGCCCCGAGGCTGTCTACAAAGCCGATGTTATCATTAAGGTAGCACCACCTACCCTCGATGAGATCGACTTGATGCGCCCCAACCAGCTACTGATTTCTCCGTTACAGTTGCCCATCATCAACGCAGAATACATCTACCGGCTAAAAAACAAGCGCGTCATTGCTTTGGCAATGGAGTACATCAAGGACGATTCCGGCTACTTCCCCATTGTGCGCATCATGAGCGAAATGGCGGGGATCAGCGCCATGCTTACGGCGGGCGAACTGCTGTCAAATACCAGTGGAGGAGCAGGCGTCTTGCTTGGTGGAATATCCGGTGTACCCAGTGCCAAAGTAGTCATCTTGGGAGCAGGTATCGTTGCGGAGTACGCCACACGCACGGCATTGGGTCTGGGTGCAGAAGTGAGAATTTTTGATGATAACATCTACAAACTCAAAAGAATTCAAAACCAGGTTGGGCGGCCCCTGTACACCAGTTCGCTTAATCCAATCTATCTGGAACGGGAGTTGGTTTCCGCCGAAGTGGTCATTGGTGCCATGCACTCCGAAAGTGGGCGCACGCCGATTGTAGTGAGCGAAGAAATGGTCGCAAAGATGAAAGACGGGGCCGTTATCATTGATGTGAGCATTGACCAAGGGGGATGTTTTGCAACCTCACGGGTAACCTCGCTGGATCAACCTACCTTTATCAAACACGGGGTGATTCATTATTGCGTCCCTAATCTGGCCTCACGTATTGCCCGCACCGCTTCCATTGCTACCAGCAATATTCTGACGCCCATTTTGCTCAGAGCAGGTGATATTCAGAGTATTGAAAAAGTGCTTTTCGGAGATCATGGCCTGCGCCACGGTGTCTACACCTACAAAGGTTGCTTGACCAACGAATACCTCGGCAAACGTTTTTCTATCAAATCTACTGATCTGGATTTATTGATTACTTCCTCGCTATAG
- the gyrB gene encoding DNA topoisomerase (ATP-hydrolyzing) subunit B: protein MSTKENLRDDKGQQMDYGANNITALEGLEAVRKRPGMYIGSTDIKGLHHLVWEVVDNSIDEHLAGYCSTIDVIIEEDNSITVKDDGRGIPTGMHDKLKKSALEVVMTVLHAGGKFDKDTYKVSGGLHGVGVSCVNALSSMLRAEVHREGKVYEQIYHQGKPEEDVKVIGETTDRGTRITFLPDPEIFREERVYKYETLAHRLQELAYLNSGLTLTLLDRRAKDEKGQFRSQTFYSEGGLKEFVLFLDQSKQPITENPIHVTGKEDNVEVEVAMQYNTSYTENIYSFVNNINTREGGTHVNGFRRAVNRIFAKYGEDNGMFKKLKFKITGEDFREGLTAIVSVKVPEPQFKGQTKGELGNSEVTGIVSRAVGNAIGVFLEENPNEAKRIVDKVILAATARHAARKAREMVQRKNVLTGSGLPGKLADCSSRSPEASELYLVEGDSAGGTAKQGRDRTFQAILPLRGKILNVEKALEYKIYENEEIKNMFTALGVRIEENNDGERVLNIEKLRYHKVIIMCDADVDGSHIVTLILTFFFRYMHRLIENGYIYIAKPPLYQVRKGKQFQYCWTEEERQAAVAHYTEGGASENSIKIQRYKGLGEMNAEQLWETTMDPDTRILEQVTIEDARGADDVFSMLMGDEVPPRRAFIEANAKYAKIDV from the coding sequence ATGAGTACAAAGGAAAATCTAAGAGACGATAAGGGCCAGCAAATGGATTACGGCGCTAATAACATTACCGCCCTCGAAGGGTTGGAAGCGGTACGTAAAAGGCCTGGAATGTACATCGGTAGCACCGATATTAAAGGCCTTCATCACCTGGTTTGGGAGGTGGTCGATAACTCCATCGATGAGCACCTCGCAGGGTACTGTAGCACGATCGATGTTATCATCGAAGAGGATAATTCGATCACCGTCAAAGATGATGGTCGAGGTATTCCTACGGGCATGCACGACAAACTGAAAAAATCAGCGTTGGAGGTCGTAATGACCGTACTACACGCTGGGGGTAAATTTGATAAAGACACTTATAAGGTTTCTGGTGGTCTGCACGGTGTAGGGGTGAGTTGTGTGAATGCACTCTCCAGTATGCTGCGGGCAGAAGTTCACCGGGAAGGGAAGGTGTATGAGCAAATCTACCATCAGGGAAAACCAGAGGAAGATGTAAAAGTCATCGGAGAAACCACTGATCGGGGTACACGAATCACCTTCTTACCCGATCCGGAAATTTTTCGCGAGGAGCGGGTCTACAAGTACGAGACTTTAGCCCACCGCTTGCAGGAATTGGCGTACCTGAATTCTGGGCTTACGCTGACCCTACTAGACAGAAGAGCCAAAGACGAAAAAGGACAATTCCGCAGTCAGACCTTCTACTCGGAAGGCGGTTTGAAAGAATTCGTTCTGTTTCTGGACCAAAGCAAGCAACCCATCACCGAAAATCCGATCCACGTTACCGGCAAAGAAGATAACGTAGAGGTGGAAGTAGCGATGCAGTACAACACATCGTATACCGAGAATATTTATTCCTTCGTGAATAATATCAACACTCGGGAAGGAGGTACACACGTCAATGGATTTCGCCGCGCGGTGAACCGTATTTTCGCCAAGTATGGGGAAGATAACGGGATGTTTAAAAAGCTGAAGTTCAAAATTACGGGAGAAGATTTCCGGGAAGGACTTACAGCCATCGTTTCGGTAAAAGTACCCGAGCCTCAGTTCAAAGGCCAGACGAAAGGGGAACTAGGCAACAGCGAAGTGACGGGTATCGTTTCGCGCGCGGTAGGTAACGCTATTGGTGTCTTCCTGGAAGAGAATCCCAACGAAGCCAAGCGTATCGTTGATAAGGTCATCCTCGCAGCTACGGCTCGCCACGCGGCGCGCAAAGCTCGCGAAATGGTTCAGCGTAAGAATGTCCTCACGGGAAGTGGGCTGCCGGGTAAACTGGCGGATTGCTCTTCTCGTTCACCAGAGGCTTCGGAGTTGTACCTCGTGGAGGGAGATTCGGCGGGCGGTACAGCTAAGCAAGGGCGTGATCGTACCTTCCAGGCTATTCTTCCCCTGCGTGGTAAAATCCTCAATGTAGAGAAAGCACTGGAGTACAAAATCTACGAAAACGAGGAAATCAAGAATATGTTTACGGCCCTCGGGGTACGTATCGAAGAGAATAATGATGGAGAGCGGGTGCTCAATATCGAGAAGCTGCGTTACCATAAGGTCATCATCATGTGTGATGCCGACGTTGATGGTAGCCACATTGTGACCCTGATCCTGACCTTCTTCTTCCGCTACATGCATCGCCTGATCGAGAATGGCTACATCTACATTGCCAAGCCGCCCCTTTATCAGGTGCGCAAAGGCAAGCAGTTCCAATACTGTTGGACAGAAGAAGAACGCCAGGCTGCTGTTGCCCACTACACAGAAGGTGGAGCATCGGAAAACAGCATCAAAATCCAGCGCTATAAGGGTCTTGGTGAGATGAATGCCGAACAATTGTGGGAAACCACTATGGACCCAGATACACGTATTCTAGAGCAGGTAACCATCGAAGATGCTCGCGGTGCTGATGATGTTTTCTCTATGCTGATGGGAGATGAAGTACCACCACGTAGAGCCTTCATTGAAGCCAATGCGAAATACGCGAAGATCGACGTGTAG
- a CDS encoding helix-hairpin-helix domain-containing protein, which translates to MTDQTLVNYFTQINSREGLFLWMCMLVAFLLGFIIAYLLRSGKVRRLKKELSEARQQLETNQTLLTSAQDQLKQRNAELQEESREKVDLMERLRGIEQNKDQQLHEVVALNQRLEEVQATNRTYSHTIEDLNKQIVALKTQHEQLSQSPQNFVDTTAGSTNAAPSKEVAELRERLNAFETSLSRLSGENQALRSDLAALKSQPTVSAPIVEEDTNGELVLGNDKTVLYDKIIVADRDKDVLTKIEGIGDFLEKKLNSIGVFSYEDIANWTPSRIEEVTGQIGYIPGRIEKDNWVGQAALLLQQEQENPTPRGFSEGAETSTPGEASDLKIIEGIGPKIEEVLKGAGIGDWSALAAAEPGRLKEILEDAGDQYRMHNPYTWPLQARLAAAGRWEEFATYQEELKGGRE; encoded by the coding sequence ATGACTGATCAGACACTTGTAAATTATTTTACGCAGATTAACTCTCGGGAGGGGTTGTTCTTGTGGATGTGTATGCTTGTTGCTTTCCTCCTCGGCTTTATCATTGCGTACTTGCTACGCTCGGGCAAAGTGCGTCGACTCAAAAAAGAGCTGAGTGAAGCTAGACAACAATTGGAAACCAACCAAACGCTCCTCACCAGCGCGCAAGATCAGTTGAAGCAACGCAACGCCGAGTTGCAGGAAGAAAGCCGGGAAAAGGTAGACCTGATGGAACGTTTGAGGGGTATCGAACAAAACAAAGACCAACAGTTGCACGAGGTGGTAGCGCTCAATCAGCGGCTAGAGGAAGTTCAAGCTACCAATCGTACTTACAGCCATACCATTGAGGATCTCAATAAGCAAATTGTTGCGCTGAAGACCCAGCATGAGCAACTTTCACAAAGCCCACAAAATTTCGTAGATACTACTGCAGGTTCCACAAATGCAGCACCTTCGAAAGAAGTTGCCGAACTCCGTGAGCGACTTAATGCCTTTGAGACCTCCCTCAGCCGCCTATCAGGAGAGAATCAAGCCTTAAGGTCAGACTTGGCGGCCCTCAAAAGCCAGCCTACTGTAAGTGCGCCCATTGTGGAAGAAGATACCAATGGAGAGCTCGTATTAGGCAATGACAAAACCGTACTCTACGATAAAATCATTGTTGCCGACCGCGACAAAGATGTACTGACCAAAATAGAAGGCATTGGTGATTTTTTAGAAAAAAAACTCAATAGTATTGGCGTTTTCTCTTACGAAGACATTGCCAACTGGACCCCTTCCAGAATTGAAGAGGTTACCGGGCAGATAGGCTACATCCCTGGTCGTATAGAGAAGGACAACTGGGTGGGGCAAGCGGCTTTGTTGCTGCAACAAGAACAAGAAAACCCTACACCCAGGGGATTCTCTGAGGGCGCTGAAACGTCAACTCCGGGAGAAGCCAGCGATTTAAAAATTATTGAAGGCATAGGCCCAAAAATAGAAGAAGTGCTGAAAGGAGCTGGTATCGGAGACTGGTCTGCGCTAGCCGCAGCAGAACCTGGCCGATTGAAAGAAATACTTGAAGATGCTGGAGACCAGTACCGGATGCACAATCCATACACCTGGCCTTTACAGGCACGCCTGGCAGCTGCTGGTAGGTGGGAAGAGTTTGCTACTTACCAGGAAGAGCTAAAAGGCGGCAGAGAGTAG
- a CDS encoding BamA/TamA family outer membrane protein, producing the protein MRPLLVIGCLLLLAIEGIGQVVALRILTPDADLGELRKFKSFPDSTFTDSLQLNLSLSTFLNDLQEGGYLEASTDTLLVNNNRYTAILHLGPIYRWVTLSGDDIPKEWLSKAGFRSRLYSNKPLEINRWLQFQQQLAGIAANNGFPFAKVMLDSIIWQAPGALEAKIKLQRGPLIFFEKIDLTGEAQISTTYLHSHLGLFPGQVYNEALIRKVQQRIQELPFVQLQEAPRVQFIGDQARLILKLAPKKASRFDFIVGVLPQSQQTGRLLVTAQLEGALQNALGKGERVAIAFEQLRPLTQELDLAFNYPYLLNLPFGVDAQLNLYKRDTNFINLNWQLGIDYLLSGGRSVQAFWSQNQTNLLSIDSFQIQQLDRLPDTLDVRRRTFGLRFHLNQLDYRTNPTKGWDWQLSAGVGQKTIRRNASIESAGFDNLYDSLTLRSAQYRLETSLARYQNIGQRSVIKTALTGAAILAPEPVLANEQLRIGGNQLLRGFDEEGIFATNFALLTLEYRFLLTTNSYLYSFFDWARVDNASLNSPPDIGTIFWYQGIGAGITFETRAGLFGLSIALGRQDQQPFDFGAPKVHFGYVSLF; encoded by the coding sequence ATGCGACCACTTTTAGTCATAGGCTGCCTCTTGTTATTGGCCATTGAAGGCATCGGGCAGGTGGTTGCCCTCCGCATACTGACGCCAGACGCTGACCTTGGAGAACTGCGAAAGTTCAAGTCTTTTCCCGACAGTACCTTTACCGATAGCCTGCAATTGAACCTCAGTCTTAGCACTTTCCTTAACGATCTTCAAGAAGGCGGTTATCTAGAAGCGTCGACCGACACTCTCCTGGTCAACAACAATCGCTATACTGCTATTCTGCACCTTGGGCCAATTTACCGTTGGGTTACACTCTCCGGGGACGATATTCCTAAAGAATGGTTGAGCAAGGCAGGCTTCCGCAGTAGGCTTTACAGCAATAAACCACTGGAGATCAATCGCTGGCTGCAATTTCAACAACAACTCGCCGGGATTGCCGCCAACAATGGTTTTCCATTCGCCAAGGTGATGCTGGACAGTATTATTTGGCAAGCACCCGGGGCTTTGGAAGCAAAAATCAAGCTCCAGCGAGGACCTTTGATTTTTTTTGAAAAAATAGACCTCACTGGCGAAGCACAGATCAGCACAACCTACCTTCACAGCCACCTTGGTTTGTTTCCGGGGCAAGTCTACAACGAGGCTTTGATCAGGAAGGTCCAGCAACGTATCCAGGAGCTTCCCTTTGTACAGTTGCAGGAAGCGCCACGGGTACAATTCATTGGTGATCAGGCCCGGCTGATCCTAAAGCTCGCTCCCAAGAAGGCCAGCCGCTTTGATTTTATCGTAGGGGTGCTTCCACAAAGCCAGCAAACCGGCCGACTGCTGGTGACGGCCCAACTGGAAGGTGCACTACAAAATGCCCTGGGGAAAGGCGAGCGTGTAGCCATTGCTTTTGAGCAACTTCGCCCTTTGACCCAAGAGCTTGACCTGGCCTTTAACTACCCCTATTTGCTCAACCTACCTTTTGGGGTAGACGCTCAGCTCAACTTGTACAAAAGAGACACCAATTTCATCAACCTCAACTGGCAACTGGGCATCGACTACCTGCTGAGTGGAGGGCGGAGTGTACAAGCTTTTTGGTCGCAAAACCAAACCAACTTACTCAGTATTGACAGTTTTCAAATCCAGCAATTAGATCGCCTGCCCGATACGCTGGACGTCAGGAGACGAACGTTTGGACTGCGTTTTCACCTCAACCAACTCGACTATCGCACCAACCCTACCAAAGGTTGGGATTGGCAGCTATCTGCAGGCGTAGGGCAGAAAACTATCCGCCGCAATGCATCCATTGAATCAGCAGGATTCGACAATCTTTACGACAGTCTCACTTTGCGTAGTGCCCAGTACCGGCTAGAGACCTCCTTGGCCCGCTACCAAAATATTGGCCAACGCAGTGTGATCAAAACCGCCCTGACGGGGGCAGCCATTCTTGCACCAGAACCGGTATTGGCCAATGAACAACTCCGTATTGGCGGCAACCAACTGCTCCGTGGTTTCGACGAGGAAGGCATTTTTGCAACCAACTTTGCCTTGCTGACGCTGGAATATCGCTTCTTACTCACGACCAATTCCTACCTCTATAGTTTTTTTGATTGGGCCAGGGTCGACAATGCCTCCCTTAATAGTCCACCAGACATTGGCACCATCTTTTGGTACCAGGGCATCGGGGCCGGCATCACTTTCGAAACCCGGGCGGGACTATTTGGTCTGAGCATCGCTTTGGGTCGACAGGATCAGCAGCCCTTTGATTTTGGAGCACCCAAAGTACATTTTGGGTATGTGAGTTTGTTTTAA
- the hemW gene encoding radical SAM family heme chaperone HemW, translating into MSGLYLHVPFCKQACNYCNFHFSTSLKYKGEMTEAIVQELLLRKDYLEDKHLSSVYFGGGTPSLLAEEELRSLFVMIDKCFTLAADAEITLEANPDDITAENLARWQSSPINRLSIGIQSFADADLVYMNRAHNAEEARRCIALAQSFGFNNLTVDLIYGTPTMSDLVWEKNVRTLIEAQVPHLSCYALTVEPKTALAHQIKTGKSPEVEEEKAARQFELLMRWLEDAGYEHYEISNFALPGHRAMHNSNYWRAHHYLGVGPSAHSFNGHSRQWNVANNAKYLQAIVALKDGVVESAIDLFEKEALSPADQYNEYILTGLRTSWGVSTTKMETPFKAFFEKNIQQYVDTKLVFEEDGVFVLTKEGRLLADRISSDLFFDV; encoded by the coding sequence ATGTCGGGTCTCTATCTTCATGTTCCTTTTTGCAAGCAAGCTTGTAACTATTGCAATTTTCATTTTTCTACCTCGCTGAAATACAAAGGGGAAATGACGGAGGCCATCGTTCAGGAATTGCTACTGCGCAAAGACTATTTGGAAGACAAACACCTGAGTTCGGTTTATTTCGGTGGTGGTACGCCTTCTTTACTGGCTGAAGAGGAATTGAGATCACTTTTCGTAATGATTGACAAGTGCTTTACATTAGCGGCCGATGCCGAAATCACGCTGGAAGCCAACCCCGATGATATCACGGCAGAAAACCTGGCACGTTGGCAATCTTCACCTATCAATCGCCTAAGCATAGGTATTCAGTCGTTTGCTGATGCTGATCTGGTGTACATGAATCGAGCGCACAACGCCGAAGAGGCTCGCCGTTGTATTGCGCTGGCCCAAAGTTTTGGATTCAACAACCTCACCGTCGACCTTATTTATGGTACCCCCACCATGTCGGATCTTGTTTGGGAGAAAAATGTCCGTACGCTGATCGAGGCGCAGGTGCCGCACCTGTCTTGCTACGCCCTTACGGTGGAACCAAAGACAGCACTGGCGCATCAAATCAAAACCGGTAAAAGCCCGGAGGTAGAAGAAGAGAAAGCAGCCCGCCAGTTTGAGTTGCTCATGCGCTGGTTGGAAGACGCGGGCTATGAACATTACGAAATCAGCAATTTTGCTTTACCAGGGCATCGCGCTATGCACAATAGTAACTATTGGCGGGCGCATCATTATTTGGGTGTTGGCCCCTCTGCTCATAGTTTTAATGGGCATTCCCGGCAGTGGAATGTAGCCAATAATGCCAAGTACCTGCAAGCAATTGTTGCTTTGAAAGATGGGGTCGTTGAAAGTGCAATAGATTTGTTTGAAAAAGAAGCACTGAGCCCCGCAGATCAGTACAATGAATATATCCTAACGGGCTTACGTACCAGTTGGGGGGTGTCAACCACTAAGATGGAAACACCTTTTAAGGCTTTTTTTGAAAAAAACATTCAGCAATATGTTGACACAAAGTTGGTTTTTGAAGAAGATGGTGTTTTTGTTTTGACAAAAGAAGGAAGATTGTTGGCCGATAGAATTAGCAGTGATCTATTCTTTGATGTATGA
- a CDS encoding transglycosylase domain-containing protein, translating to MNWQKEFQKISTAFQQFLGKKGQAVGTWLKQQSTLRLVVYGVGGPILAGIATVVVLALLVWLGVFGALPTYGELQNVQNNQSSEIYSEDGVLLGKYYIENRTDAKLDEISEDVINALIATEDSRFFEHSGIDLRSWGRVLVKSILLRDESSGGGSTLSQQLAKNLFPRREYALLGMPINKLREMFTARRLEKTYDKEELLGLYLNTVPFGENAFGIKVAAFRYFNQSPENLSTEDAAVLVGMLKATTAYNPRRHPEAATERRNVVLSQMARAGHLDADALDSLKALPLKLDYQQEGHNEGMATYFREQMRQEVTDLIKDLKKPDGSAYNLYTDGLKIHTTINSRMQRHAEAAVAYQLPLVQRRFEDDWKKRTPWSEKTLQSALERTQRYQDLKKKGANEARIKKSFDEPLPMTIFVWGEGAVDTLLSPMDSLKHYLTLLNVGVLSVEPQTGLVRAWVGGGDHRFIQYDHVKSRRPVGSTFKPIVYTAALQSGMMPCEYTPNELRTYDQFKGWQPHNSDGKYGGVYSLAGALSNSVNTIAVELLLRAGVKNVVKLAHDMGISSDIPAVPAIALGAVEANLLDMVTAYATFANRGYRPDRLHYLDRIENAEGEVLLTFDRPDGKRFKKVLEPGHADMILNIMQSVVDSGTAQRLRTEFGIGGTLMGKTGTTQDQADGWFVGFNPKLVTGVWVGTDHPGIHFRSLSRGQASRTALPVFGSYMVRVIKDNNFKAIRRATYPEPPEMVLALLECPPYLPEMPIVGYEDAPVDQMVEWNRTIESMDPALLQELLNENPRRDDETLGEYAQRIRRKSEREERREERREHWSKVLFGKDKDGGG from the coding sequence ATGAATTGGCAAAAAGAATTTCAGAAAATCAGCACCGCTTTTCAACAGTTTCTTGGTAAAAAGGGACAGGCGGTTGGCACTTGGTTGAAGCAGCAGTCGACGCTGCGGCTCGTTGTTTACGGTGTGGGTGGTCCCATTTTGGCGGGAATCGCAACGGTAGTGGTGCTGGCCTTGTTGGTTTGGCTGGGTGTTTTCGGCGCATTGCCTACCTACGGCGAGTTGCAGAATGTGCAGAATAACCAATCTTCGGAAATCTACAGCGAAGACGGTGTGCTTCTGGGCAAGTACTACATCGAAAACCGTACGGATGCCAAATTAGATGAAATCTCTGAAGACGTGATCAATGCCTTGATTGCTACCGAGGATTCCCGTTTTTTTGAGCACAGCGGGATCGACTTGCGCTCCTGGGGGCGGGTATTGGTGAAGTCAATCTTGCTGCGTGATGAGTCTTCCGGTGGAGGAAGTACGCTGAGCCAGCAGCTGGCCAAAAACCTGTTTCCACGGCGGGAGTATGCCTTGCTAGGGATGCCCATCAATAAACTGCGCGAGATGTTTACGGCGCGCCGCCTCGAAAAAACCTACGATAAAGAAGAGCTTTTGGGGCTGTATCTCAATACGGTCCCTTTCGGTGAAAATGCTTTTGGTATCAAAGTGGCGGCTTTTCGTTACTTCAACCAGTCGCCGGAAAATCTGAGTACCGAAGATGCCGCCGTTTTGGTAGGAATGCTCAAAGCTACGACGGCTTACAATCCGCGCCGCCACCCCGAAGCGGCTACAGAACGTCGCAATGTGGTGCTCAGTCAAATGGCGCGTGCGGGCCACCTGGATGCCGATGCCCTGGATAGCTTAAAGGCTTTGCCCCTTAAACTCGACTACCAGCAAGAGGGCCACAACGAAGGAATGGCCACCTACTTCCGCGAGCAAATGCGCCAGGAAGTCACCGATTTGATCAAAGACCTCAAGAAGCCGGATGGTAGTGCATACAACCTGTATACCGATGGTCTGAAAATCCATACGACCATCAACAGTAGAATGCAGCGGCACGCCGAAGCAGCAGTGGCTTACCAGTTGCCCTTGGTGCAGCGCCGGTTTGAAGACGACTGGAAAAAACGCACGCCCTGGTCCGAGAAAACCCTGCAAAGTGCTTTGGAGCGTACCCAGCGCTACCAGGATTTAAAGAAAAAAGGCGCGAATGAAGCGCGGATCAAGAAAAGCTTCGACGAGCCGTTGCCAATGACCATCTTCGTCTGGGGCGAAGGTGCCGTAGATACCTTGCTAAGTCCGATGGATTCACTTAAACATTATTTGACCTTGCTCAATGTAGGGGTGCTGTCGGTAGAACCACAAACGGGCTTGGTCAGGGCTTGGGTCGGTGGCGGCGATCATCGTTTTATCCAGTACGACCACGTAAAATCGCGGCGGCCGGTAGGGTCTACCTTTAAACCGATCGTATACACAGCTGCCCTACAGAGTGGTATGATGCCCTGCGAGTATACCCCCAATGAACTACGGACCTACGACCAGTTTAAAGGCTGGCAGCCCCACAATAGCGATGGCAAATACGGCGGTGTGTACTCGTTGGCAGGTGCGCTCAGCAACTCGGTCAACACCATCGCGGTAGAACTACTCCTGCGGGCAGGCGTCAAGAATGTGGTGAAACTGGCGCACGATATGGGCATCAGTAGCGATATCCCCGCAGTGCCTGCCATCGCACTGGGTGCCGTGGAGGCCAACCTGTTGGACATGGTGACGGCTTATGCCACTTTCGCCAACCGGGGTTACCGCCCGGATCGCCTCCATTATTTGGATCGGATAGAAAATGCCGAAGGAGAGGTACTGCTCACTTTTGATCGCCCGGATGGGAAGCGATTTAAGAAAGTGCTAGAACCGGGTCATGCAGATATGATCCTCAACATCATGCAGAGCGTCGTAGATAGCGGCACTGCCCAGCGCTTGCGTACCGAGTTTGGTATTGGCGGCACCCTGATGGGGAAAACGGGGACTACCCAAGATCAGGCCGATGGTTGGTTTGTAGGCTTCAACCCCAAACTGGTCACGGGTGTATGGGTGGGTACCGACCACCCCGGGATTCATTTTCGCAGCCTTTCCCGTGGGCAAGCATCGCGCACCGCGCTGCCCGTTTTTGGTTCTTATATGGTGCGCGTGATCAAAGACAACAATTTCAAAGCGATCCGCAGAGCCACTTACCCCGAGCCGCCGGAGATGGTGTTGGCCTTGCTGGAATGCCCTCCTTACCTGCCGGAAATGCCCATCGTTGGCTACGAAGACGCCCCCGTCGATCAGATGGTGGAGTGGAACCGTACGATTGAATCTATGGACCCTGCGCTCCTGCAAGAACTCCTCAATGAAAATCCTCGCCGTGACGACGAAACCCTGGGAGAGTACGCCCAGCGCATTCGTCGTAAAAGTGAACGAGAAGAACGCCGCGAAGAACGCCGCGAGCATTGGAGCAAGGTGCTCTTTGGGAAGGATAAAGATGGTGGTGGGTAG